In Perca fluviatilis chromosome 3, GENO_Pfluv_1.0, whole genome shotgun sequence, the following proteins share a genomic window:
- the ulk3 gene encoding serine/threonine-protein kinase ULK3 isoform X2 has product MASNSSFAPPKLSDFILTERLGSGTYATVYKAYRKGDSREVVAVKVVGKKSLNRASTENLLTEIEILKTMRHPHIVQLKDFQWDADNIYLIMEWCSGGDLSRFIRSRRILPERVARCFLQQIACALQFLHERNISHLDLKPQNILLSGSVLKLADFGFAQYMSPWDEQSVLRGSPLYMAPEMVCRRQYDSRVDLWSVGVILYEALFGRAPFASRSYAELEEKIRSNQPIEKELVLQAVQKDQEGERSAALSLYCSALEHFVPSIHYETDRQRKDALRQKVSQYVSRAEELKALVASDNRLSFEEARTSRDVLREMSRDQPRLLAALEVASAAIAKEESGLDDHEALDVYQQCLGELLLALAAEPQGRRRELLHSEIKSLMTRAEYLKKHIKMQENQRDVSLDREPLADSVRSSCCLQ; this is encoded by the exons ATGGCTTCAAACTCCAGCTTTGCTCCTCCAAAACTGTCCGACTTCATCCTCACAGAGCGGCTGGGCAGTGGCACCTATGCTACAGTCTACAAAGCCTACAGAAAG GGGGACAGTCGAGAGGTGGTGGCAGTGAAGGTGGTTGGGAAGAAGAGTCTAAACAGGGCGTCTACAGAAAACCTGCTCACAGAGATTGAAATCCTCAAGACGATGCGTCACCCTCATATAGTCCAGCTAAAAGACTTTCAG TGGGATGCTGATAATATTTATCTGATCATGGAGTGGTGTTCTGGTGGAGATCTCTCCCGCTTCATTCGCAGCCGCAGGATTTTACCTGAGAGGGTGGCCCGGTGCTTCCTGCAACAGATAG CCTGTGCCCTCCAGTTTCTTCATGAGCGAAACATCTCACACCTGGACTTGAAACCTCAGAACATCCTGCTCAGTGGCTCTGTCCTTAAACTCGCAG ATTTTGGTTTCGCCCAGTACATGTCGCCATGGGATGAGCAGAGTGTCCTAAGAGGTTCTCCTCTTTATATGGCTCCTGAGATGGTGTGCCGACGCCAGTACGACTCCAGGGTGGATCTCTGGTCAGTAGGAGTCATTCTCTATG AGGCACTGTTTGGGCGGGCACCATTTGCATCGAGATCATACGCTGAATTGGAGGAGAAGATCCGGAGTAACCAACCTATTGAG AAAGAGCTTGTCCTGCAGGCCGTTCAGAAGGACCAGGAAGGGGAGAGGtccgctgctctctctctttactgCAGTGCCCTGGAGCACTTTGTCCCCTCTATTCACT ACGAGACAGACCGACAACGTAAAGATGCCCTCAGGCAGAAG GTCAGCCAGTATGTGTCCAGAGCCGAGGAGCTGAAAGCCCTGGTGGCCTCAGACAACAGACTGAGCTTTGAAGAGGCCCGGACGTCCAGGGATGTCCTCCGAG AAATGTCTCGAGACCAACCACGACTGCTGGCTGCTCTTGAAGTGGCTTCTGCTGCCATTGCTAAG GAGGAGAGTGGATTGGATGATCATGAGGCCCTGGATGTGTACCAACAGTGCTTAGGAGAACTACTCTTGGCACTAGCAG CCGAGCCCCAGGGTCGCAGGAGAGAGCTGCTCCACAGCGAG ATTAAAAGCCTCATGACCAGAGCTGAATACCTCAAAAAGCATATCAAG ATGCAGGAGAATCAGCGGGACGTGTCTCTGGATCGAGAACCTCTTGCGGACTCTGTCAGAAGCT CTTGCTGTTTGCAGTGA
- the ulk3 gene encoding serine/threonine-protein kinase ULK3 isoform X1, translating into MASNSSFAPPKLSDFILTERLGSGTYATVYKAYRKGDSREVVAVKVVGKKSLNRASTENLLTEIEILKTMRHPHIVQLKDFQWDADNIYLIMEWCSGGDLSRFIRSRRILPERVARCFLQQIACALQFLHERNISHLDLKPQNILLSGSVLKLADFGFAQYMSPWDEQSVLRGSPLYMAPEMVCRRQYDSRVDLWSVGVILYEALFGRAPFASRSYAELEEKIRSNQPIELPPGARVSKDCRDLLLRLLERNPDARITFAEFFTHPFVDMEHMPSAESLVKAKELVLQAVQKDQEGERSAALSLYCSALEHFVPSIHYETDRQRKDALRQKVSQYVSRAEELKALVASDNRLSFEEARTSRDVLREMSRDQPRLLAALEVASAAIAKEESGLDDHEALDVYQQCLGELLLALAAEPQGRRRELLHSEIKSLMTRAEYLKKHIKMQENQRDVSLDREPLADSVRSSCCLQ; encoded by the exons ATGGCTTCAAACTCCAGCTTTGCTCCTCCAAAACTGTCCGACTTCATCCTCACAGAGCGGCTGGGCAGTGGCACCTATGCTACAGTCTACAAAGCCTACAGAAAG GGGGACAGTCGAGAGGTGGTGGCAGTGAAGGTGGTTGGGAAGAAGAGTCTAAACAGGGCGTCTACAGAAAACCTGCTCACAGAGATTGAAATCCTCAAGACGATGCGTCACCCTCATATAGTCCAGCTAAAAGACTTTCAG TGGGATGCTGATAATATTTATCTGATCATGGAGTGGTGTTCTGGTGGAGATCTCTCCCGCTTCATTCGCAGCCGCAGGATTTTACCTGAGAGGGTGGCCCGGTGCTTCCTGCAACAGATAG CCTGTGCCCTCCAGTTTCTTCATGAGCGAAACATCTCACACCTGGACTTGAAACCTCAGAACATCCTGCTCAGTGGCTCTGTCCTTAAACTCGCAG ATTTTGGTTTCGCCCAGTACATGTCGCCATGGGATGAGCAGAGTGTCCTAAGAGGTTCTCCTCTTTATATGGCTCCTGAGATGGTGTGCCGACGCCAGTACGACTCCAGGGTGGATCTCTGGTCAGTAGGAGTCATTCTCTATG AGGCACTGTTTGGGCGGGCACCATTTGCATCGAGATCATACGCTGAATTGGAGGAGAAGATCCGGAGTAACCAACCTATTGAG CTCCCTCCTGGGGCCAGGGTATCCAAGGACTGCAGAGACCTTCTGTTGCGGCTGCTAGAGAGAAATCCAGATGCCCGGATCACCTTTGCAGAGTTTTTCACCCACCCTTTTGTAGATATGGAGCATATGCCGAGTGCAGAGAGCCTAGTGAAAGCG AAAGAGCTTGTCCTGCAGGCCGTTCAGAAGGACCAGGAAGGGGAGAGGtccgctgctctctctctttactgCAGTGCCCTGGAGCACTTTGTCCCCTCTATTCACT ACGAGACAGACCGACAACGTAAAGATGCCCTCAGGCAGAAG GTCAGCCAGTATGTGTCCAGAGCCGAGGAGCTGAAAGCCCTGGTGGCCTCAGACAACAGACTGAGCTTTGAAGAGGCCCGGACGTCCAGGGATGTCCTCCGAG AAATGTCTCGAGACCAACCACGACTGCTGGCTGCTCTTGAAGTGGCTTCTGCTGCCATTGCTAAG GAGGAGAGTGGATTGGATGATCATGAGGCCCTGGATGTGTACCAACAGTGCTTAGGAGAACTACTCTTGGCACTAGCAG CCGAGCCCCAGGGTCGCAGGAGAGAGCTGCTCCACAGCGAG ATTAAAAGCCTCATGACCAGAGCTGAATACCTCAAAAAGCATATCAAG ATGCAGGAGAATCAGCGGGACGTGTCTCTGGATCGAGAACCTCTTGCGGACTCTGTCAGAAGCT CTTGCTGTTTGCAGTGA